A region from the Paraburkholderia youngii genome encodes:
- a CDS encoding alpha/beta fold hydrolase gives MNRLSSAPTALQRHYEVVVIGSGYGGAIAASRMARAGRRVCVLERGREFMAGEYPRTPVQGAENIQYNTAEAQIGSPLALLEVHVNEDVNAVVGCGLGGTSLINANVALEADPRLWDDPRWPAALRADKAGRDDGYALARTMLSPSPVPDDFPPLPKLQALEKSAQALGMADRFSRPPITVTFENGPNAAGVEQQRCVGCGDCNSGCNYDAKNSTHMNYLPDAVAHGAQIFTGTAVHSVLRDPDTQQWKVNFQLVKLGRESYDAPDLFVLADIVIVAAGTIGSTALLLRSRAAGLSTSEMLGQHFTGNGDVLAFAYNTKDPINGVGWGEHKPGQIPPVGPTITGLIDNRAAEKNVRDGYVIEEGSLAGPVGEALVGMLGAVAPLEGVDAAGAPSLLERAAYDARTIESLIRGPYHGALNHTQSYLVMAHDDESGRIKIGDKGRARIDWKNAGRQPIFQTVEDVLIEASKPLGGKYLRNPISTKIAGRRTVTVHPLGGCGMAEDAAHGVVDHLGRVFSATDGDAVHDGLYVMDGAVMPMSLGVNPLLTISALAERNCALLAKAHDWSIDYASKGTAATPPAQKIGLRFTETMVGTYTPEVAGEAAKSPIEFTLTVESDDLADMLSNPDHLARTAGTLTCGALSARPLTISDGTFNLFVVDESDVDERNMNYRMTLDAAEGNTWYLTGRKIITRTSPINLWEQTNTLYAEIRASDNDDAPVVGTATLVITPENFLKQQRTLEVTHAPDLKTRLEWTLKFGKFFAGVLFTEYGGVAAPLQFYDPYTPPRAKRALRAPAPQITYFDTPDRTRLKLTRYFDPAADKESKPILLIHGSGVSSRIFSTDLISTNLVEYLYASGYDVWLVDLRVSIELPSVLVPANVDMVAREDIPAAVAKIREVTGAPNIQVLGHCLGGLALSMSLLYGLEGVRSAVISQVSAHPVPGTLQRIKAGLHIPDLMQHLRIRDLTAYTQEDSWPANLFDEALRLYPVDHDEGCGNAICHRATFLYGLLYEHDKLNETLHANLQELFGIHDMAVFQHLATMVRAGHVVDARGDDVYLSGANGMKGLEGMRLPIGFIHGEKNETYLPVSTERTYDLLRERFPEQPYERHLVPGYGHIDCIFGKNAAVDVYPLIVSYLNAH, from the coding sequence ATGAACCGCTTATCGAGCGCGCCGACGGCGCTGCAACGGCATTACGAGGTGGTGGTGATTGGCTCGGGCTACGGCGGCGCGATCGCCGCGAGCCGCATGGCGCGCGCGGGCCGTCGCGTATGCGTGCTCGAGCGCGGCCGCGAATTCATGGCCGGCGAGTATCCGCGCACGCCCGTACAGGGCGCCGAGAATATCCAGTACAACACGGCCGAGGCGCAAATCGGTTCGCCGCTCGCGCTGCTCGAAGTGCACGTGAACGAGGACGTCAACGCGGTGGTGGGCTGCGGGCTCGGCGGCACGTCGCTGATCAATGCGAACGTCGCGCTCGAGGCCGATCCGCGCCTGTGGGACGACCCGCGCTGGCCCGCCGCGCTGCGCGCCGACAAAGCCGGACGCGACGACGGCTATGCGCTCGCCCGGACTATGCTGTCGCCGTCGCCGGTCCCCGACGACTTCCCGCCGCTGCCGAAGCTGCAGGCGCTCGAAAAATCGGCGCAGGCGCTCGGCATGGCGGACCGCTTCAGCCGTCCGCCGATCACGGTCACGTTCGAGAACGGCCCGAACGCGGCGGGCGTCGAGCAGCAGCGCTGCGTCGGTTGCGGCGATTGCAACTCGGGTTGCAACTACGACGCGAAGAACTCGACCCACATGAACTATCTGCCCGACGCGGTCGCCCACGGCGCGCAGATTTTCACCGGCACGGCCGTGCATTCGGTGCTGCGCGATCCCGACACCCAGCAATGGAAGGTCAACTTCCAGCTCGTGAAGCTCGGCCGCGAAAGCTACGACGCGCCCGATCTGTTCGTGCTGGCCGATATCGTCATCGTCGCGGCGGGCACGATCGGCTCGACCGCGCTGCTGCTGCGCTCGCGCGCCGCCGGCTTGAGCACCTCGGAGATGCTCGGCCAGCACTTCACCGGCAACGGCGACGTGCTCGCCTTCGCATACAACACGAAGGACCCGATCAACGGCGTCGGCTGGGGCGAGCACAAGCCAGGGCAGATTCCTCCGGTCGGGCCGACCATCACCGGCCTGATCGACAATCGCGCCGCCGAGAAAAACGTCAGGGATGGCTATGTGATCGAGGAAGGCTCGCTGGCCGGGCCGGTCGGCGAAGCGCTCGTCGGCATGCTCGGCGCGGTCGCGCCGCTCGAAGGCGTGGATGCGGCCGGCGCCCCGTCGCTGCTCGAACGCGCGGCCTACGACGCCCGCACGATCGAGAGCCTGATCCGCGGCCCGTACCACGGTGCGCTCAATCACACGCAAAGCTACCTCGTGATGGCGCACGACGACGAAAGCGGCCGCATCAAGATCGGTGACAAAGGCCGTGCGCGCATCGATTGGAAAAACGCCGGACGCCAGCCGATCTTCCAGACCGTCGAGGACGTGCTGATCGAGGCCAGCAAGCCGCTCGGCGGCAAATATCTGCGCAACCCGATCTCAACGAAGATCGCCGGCCGGCGCACCGTGACCGTGCATCCGCTCGGCGGCTGCGGCATGGCGGAGGACGCCGCGCATGGCGTGGTCGATCATCTGGGCCGCGTGTTCAGCGCCACGGACGGCGACGCGGTGCATGACGGTCTCTACGTGATGGATGGCGCGGTGATGCCGATGTCGCTCGGCGTCAATCCGCTCCTGACCATCTCCGCGCTCGCCGAACGCAACTGCGCGCTGCTGGCCAAAGCGCACGACTGGTCGATCGATTACGCGTCGAAGGGCACCGCCGCCACGCCGCCCGCGCAGAAGATCGGCCTGCGCTTCACCGAGACGATGGTCGGCACCTACACGCCCGAGGTGGCGGGCGAAGCTGCAAAGAGCCCGATCGAATTCACGCTGACGGTCGAGTCCGACGATCTCGCCGACATGCTGAGCAACCCGGATCACCTCGCGCGCACCGCCGGCACGCTGACCTGCGGCGCCCTCTCCGCACGACCGCTGACGATCAGCGACGGCACGTTCAACCTGTTCGTCGTCGATGAGTCCGACGTCGACGAGCGCAACATGAACTACCGGATGACGCTCGACGCGGCCGAAGGCAACACCTGGTATCTGACCGGTAGGAAGATCATCACGCGCACGTCGCCGATCAACCTGTGGGAGCAGACCAACACGCTGTATGCGGAGATACGCGCGTCGGATAACGACGATGCGCCCGTCGTGGGCACCGCCACGCTCGTCATCACGCCGGAAAACTTCCTGAAGCAGCAGCGCACCCTCGAAGTCACGCACGCGCCCGACCTGAAGACGCGCCTCGAATGGACGCTGAAGTTCGGCAAATTCTTCGCGGGCGTGCTGTTCACCGAATACGGCGGCGTCGCCGCGCCGCTGCAGTTCTACGATCCTTACACGCCGCCGCGCGCCAAGCGCGCGCTGCGCGCGCCGGCGCCGCAGATCACCTACTTCGATACACCGGACCGCACGCGGCTCAAGCTCACGCGCTACTTCGATCCCGCCGCGGACAAAGAGTCGAAGCCGATCCTGCTGATCCACGGCTCGGGCGTCTCGAGCCGCATTTTCTCGACCGATCTGATATCGACCAACCTCGTCGAATATCTGTACGCGTCGGGCTACGACGTATGGCTCGTCGATCTGCGCGTCAGCATCGAACTGCCGAGCGTGCTCGTGCCGGCCAACGTCGACATGGTCGCGCGCGAAGATATTCCCGCCGCCGTCGCGAAGATTCGCGAGGTAACCGGCGCGCCGAACATCCAGGTACTCGGCCACTGCCTGGGCGGACTCGCACTCAGCATGTCGCTGCTATATGGACTCGAGGGCGTGCGCTCGGCGGTGATTTCGCAGGTGTCCGCACATCCGGTGCCGGGCACGCTGCAACGGATCAAGGCCGGCTTGCATATTCCCGACCTGATGCAGCATCTGCGCATCCGCGACCTCACTGCCTATACGCAGGAAGATTCGTGGCCCGCGAACCTGTTCGACGAAGCGCTGCGTCTCTATCCGGTCGATCACGACGAGGGCTGCGGCAATGCGATCTGTCATCGCGCGACGTTCCTGTATGGCCTGCTCTATGAGCACGACAAGCTGAACGAGACGCTGCATGCGAACCTGCAGGAACTGTTCGGCATTCACGACATGGCCGTGTTCCAGCACCTGGCCACGATGGTCCGCGCAGGCCATGTCGTCGATGCGCGCGGCGACGACGTGTATCTGAGCGGCGCAAACGGCATGAAAGGACTCGAGGGCATGCGTTTGCCGATCGGCTTCATCCACGGCGAGAAGAACGAAACCTATCTGCCGGTCAGCACCGAACGCACTTACGACCTGCTGCGCGAGCGCTTCCCCGAGCAGCCGTACGAGCGGCATCTGGTTCCCGGCTATGGGCATATCGACTGCATCTTCGGCAAGAACGCGGCGGTCGATGTTTATCCGCTGATCGTCAGCTATCT
- a CDS encoding hybrid sensor histidine kinase/response regulator: MRADPIQRAIDEDLVRVLYAQDPIAFFSHWFSIAVLVAIYWPHVPAPPLFIACFVFYALANCAGLALWICNRRYPQLLSPRDWIYLHALRGVLLYSGPGFAVWFAFQSPQTDLPLLHTVLLVTLAAGVFMSNGFDLLNFSTSIPFLLLPSIVLHFGSHTFDRTILAIVLAFFFCAINVYAMSYRKLFRQVVQARVDQQYLAESLAAQKRVAEEASLAKTRFFAAASHDLRQPLHAIGLLAASLNDPAATPAQHAKTAGHIVYNVEALNQLFNQVLDLARLESGVTQVIRLHFRLAELFERVGSQYRPQAAAKGLALRIAPTSMVVYDDPVLLERVLSNLLSNAVRYTEQGAIWLGFRRAGRQKGGYIEVRDSGVGIAPEEHQRIFEEFYQVENPQRDARQGHGLGLPTVRRLVGLLGGELQLRSAPGRGSVFRFAVQAGDASGIVASLNDSVAGGPASLGRRVLCIDDEPSILEGLASLLERWGCEVRGARDEAGALAALADGFVPDAVLCDYQLANRRTGAQALSAMRGALAREGHGNVVTLLITGDMASAELAALALQGIPVLHKPVTPARLRRTLEMLWQQAELDKGRLAGPVVLGDGAAQVGSAQSRAGGGSPQTEAGSGAQSETQP, from the coding sequence ATGCGGGCCGACCCGATCCAGCGTGCCATCGACGAAGACCTCGTGCGCGTGCTCTACGCGCAGGACCCGATCGCGTTCTTTTCGCACTGGTTTTCGATCGCGGTGCTGGTGGCGATCTACTGGCCGCATGTGCCGGCGCCGCCGTTGTTTATCGCGTGCTTCGTTTTTTATGCGCTCGCCAATTGCGCGGGCCTCGCGCTGTGGATCTGCAATCGTCGCTATCCGCAGCTGCTGTCGCCGCGCGACTGGATCTATCTGCACGCGCTGCGCGGCGTGCTCCTGTACAGCGGACCGGGCTTCGCGGTGTGGTTCGCGTTCCAGAGTCCGCAAACCGATCTGCCGCTATTGCATACCGTGCTGCTGGTGACGCTCGCGGCCGGCGTGTTCATGTCGAATGGGTTCGATCTCCTCAATTTTTCGACGTCGATTCCGTTTCTGCTGCTGCCGTCGATCGTGCTGCATTTCGGCTCGCATACGTTCGATCGCACGATTCTCGCGATCGTGCTCGCGTTTTTCTTCTGCGCGATCAACGTCTACGCGATGAGCTATCGCAAGCTGTTTCGCCAGGTCGTGCAGGCGCGTGTCGATCAGCAGTACCTCGCGGAATCGCTGGCCGCGCAAAAGCGCGTCGCCGAGGAAGCGAGCCTCGCGAAGACGCGCTTTTTCGCGGCCGCAAGCCACGATCTGCGCCAGCCGCTGCATGCGATCGGCCTGCTCGCGGCGTCGCTGAACGACCCGGCGGCGACGCCCGCGCAGCACGCGAAGACGGCCGGGCACATCGTCTATAACGTCGAGGCGCTCAATCAGCTGTTCAACCAGGTGCTCGATCTCGCGCGGCTAGAAAGCGGGGTGACCCAGGTGATCCGGTTGCACTTCCGGCTCGCCGAGCTGTTCGAGCGGGTCGGCAGCCAGTATCGTCCGCAGGCCGCCGCGAAGGGGCTCGCGCTGCGCATCGCGCCGACTTCGATGGTCGTCTATGACGATCCCGTGCTGCTCGAGCGCGTGCTCAGCAATCTGCTGTCGAACGCGGTGCGTTATACCGAGCAAGGCGCGATCTGGCTCGGCTTCCGGCGCGCGGGGCGACAAAAGGGCGGCTATATCGAGGTGCGCGATTCGGGCGTCGGCATTGCGCCGGAGGAGCATCAGCGCATTTTCGAGGAGTTTTACCAGGTCGAGAATCCGCAGCGCGACGCGCGTCAGGGGCATGGGCTCGGATTGCCGACCGTCAGGCGGCTGGTCGGCCTGCTCGGCGGCGAGTTGCAGCTGCGCTCGGCGCCGGGGCGCGGCTCGGTGTTTCGCTTTGCGGTGCAGGCGGGCGACGCGAGCGGCATCGTCGCGAGTCTGAACGATTCGGTCGCGGGCGGCCCGGCTTCGCTGGGGCGGCGCGTGCTGTGCATCGACGACGAGCCGTCGATACTCGAAGGCCTCGCGAGCCTGCTCGAGCGCTGGGGCTGCGAGGTGCGCGGCGCGCGCGACGAAGCCGGTGCGCTCGCCGCGCTGGCGGACGGCTTCGTGCCCGACGCGGTGCTGTGCGACTACCAGCTCGCCAATCGTCGCACCGGCGCGCAGGCGCTGAGCGCGATGCGCGGCGCGCTCGCGCGCGAGGGGCACGGCAATGTGGTCACGCTGCTGATCACCGGCGATATGGCGTCGGCGGAGCTGGCGGCGCTCGCGTTGCAGGGAATTCCAGTGCTGCACAAGCCGGTGACGCCGGCGCGGTTGCGACGCACGCTGGAAATGCTGTGGCAGCAGGCGGAACTCGACAAGGGGCGGCTGGCGGGCCCAGTAGTGTTGGGAGA